In Cryptomeria japonica chromosome 10, Sugi_1.0, whole genome shotgun sequence, a genomic segment contains:
- the LOC131038486 gene encoding uncharacterized protein LOC131038486 → MKVWKQWKGLLRQSKGASGGMGIIWNPLKVQITLLGEDKYWQHCLVTSLCKNESFNLFNVYGPSGANDKHELWALLSNKLQNITMGSCVFAGDFNAILASNEKKGGIQRIGMAQKDFQDFVDKNQLLDIVPKNGTFTWTNRRTGFTEIAKRLDRFLVASDWLAQNLILESVILPLIGSNHFPICLNVSLGHSKGGLPFLFESMWLRALDLHDLITAWWNELVLGNNSMLFKLNKKLEFIKIKIKEWNLSQFQNIHMEKLRVTVELEYLSISV, encoded by the coding sequence atgaaagtaTGGAAACAATGGAAAGGTCTTTTAAGGCAATCTAAGGGAGCCTCTGGTGGCATGGGAATAATTTGGAACCCTTTGAAGGTTCAAATCACTCTCCttggtgaagataaatattggcaaCATTGTCTGGTCACTAGTttatgcaaaaatgagagttttaATCTCTTTAATGTCTACGGACCCTCTGGTGCTAATGACAAACATGAGTTATGGGCTCTCTTGTCAAATAAACTCCAAAATATCACTATGGGCAGCTGTGTGTTTGCAGGCGACTTCAATGCTATATTGGCAAGTAATGAAAAGAAGGGTGGTATTCAGAGGATTGGTATGGCTCAAAAAGATTTCCAAGATTTTGTTGATAAGAATCAGTTATTGGATATTGTCCCTAAGAATGGTACCTTTACATGGACGAATAGGCGTACCGGTTTCACTGAAATTGCAAAACGTCTTGATCGATTTTTGGTGGCTAGTGACTGGCTAGCTCAAAATCTTATTCTTGAATCAGTCATTCTACCCCTTATAGGTTCAAATCATTTCCCTATTTGCCTTAATGTGTCTCTAGGACATTCTAAGGGTGGCCTTCCTTTCCTGTTTGAGTCAATGTGGCTTAGAGCGCTAGATTTACATGATCTGATAACAGCATGGTGGAATGAACTGGTTCTTGGAAACAACTCGATGTTGTTCAAGCTAAATAAGAAACTCGAGTTtattaagatcaaaatcaaagagtgGAATTTGAGTCAATTCCAAAACATCCATATGGAGAAACTCAGGGTTACGGTAGAATTGGAGTATCTTTCCATTTCTGTCTAA